One Leopardus geoffroyi isolate Oge1 chromosome C1, O.geoffroyi_Oge1_pat1.0, whole genome shotgun sequence DNA segment encodes these proteins:
- the LOC123598575 gene encoding putative neuroblastoma breakpoint family member 5: MAAPLDPVSDPGTEMSLLELNQELQSKLEASQQDFRDLREKFLVSEATAYSLANQLQKYKCEELKDIIESVLGETLQCKQGKLAETLTEKLRQYHILIKAQAEELTQLWQKLREGREVSEPVDQHLKDLLTHDDPERPQGQGFQEQVAERHRLAECLARQLSPEDEEEEEEEQEDEQAEESLTTSMELPEAEKKEVLQDTLNECVLTPSIGQGGRDCYQPYRDGTFPSDKQEFGSALDVACECSHSKGDETPPGSPDNQMGHEGLKGRESDAPRLSRQLLEVVEEEIPWDSLDERYWTYSVLPDLSDSYWPYRSTAIFFPEELEVSYALEMAKNQTHQEEEQDQDLTCARLGRELPESAEQDVQQDSLDERYLTYSALPDPSDSPWTHRRANINSYEDLDVCPALEVANNHADLCDEEDQDPTCPR; this comes from the exons ATGGCAGCACCTCTTGACCCGGTGTCTGATCCAGGGACAGAAATGAGCCTCCTGGAACTCAACCAGGAGCTTCAATCCAAGCTGGAAGCAAGCCAGCAGGACTTCCGAGACCTCAGAGAGAAATTCCTTGTATCCGAAGCTACTGCCTACTCCCTGGCCAACCAGCTGCAGAAATATA AGTGTGAAGAGTTGAAAGACATCATCGAATCCGTGCTGGGGGAGACGCTgcagtgtaagcaggggaagtTGGCAGAGACCTTGACCGAGAAGCTCAG GCAATATCATATCCTGATTAAAGCTCAGGCTGAAGAGCTGACCCAGTTGTGGCAGAAGTTACGGGAAGGGAGAGAAGTTTCTGAGCCAGTCGATCAGCACCTCAAGGACCTCCTCACCCACGATGACCCCGAGCGTCCCCAAGGCCAGGGCTTCCAGGAGCAAGTGGCCGAGAGACACAGGCTGGCAGAGTGCCTTGCCCGCCAGCTCAGCCCCG aagatgaggaggaagaggaggaggagcaggaggacgAACAAGCAGAAGAATCCCTCACCACCAG CATGGAGCTTCCGGAAGCTGAAAAGAAGGAAGTCCTCCAGGACACGCTGAATGAATGTGTTTTGACTCCTTCCATTGGCCAAGGAGGGCGTGACTGCTACCAGCCTTACAGGGATGGCACGTTCCCATCGGATAAACAGGAATTCGGCTCTGCTCTGGATGTAGCCTGTGAATGCTCCCATTCCAAAGGGGATGAAACTCCACCCGGGTCCCCAG ACAACCAAATGGGTCACGAGGGGCTGAAAGGGCGAGAGTCAGATGCCCCCAG GCTCAGTAGACAGCTGCTAGAGGTGGTGGAGGAGGAAATCCCATGGGACTCTCTGGATGAACGCTACTGGACATATTCGGTTCTTCCTGACCTGTCTGACTCCTACTGGCCTTACAGGAGCACCGCCATCTTCTTCCCTGAGGAACTGGAAGTCTCTTATGCTCTGGAAATGGCCA AAAATCAGACCCATCAAGAGGAGGAACAAGACCAAGACCTGACATGCGCCAG gctcGGCAGGGAGCTGCCGGAGAGTGCAGAGCAGGATGTCCAACAGGACTCACTGGATGAACGCTATTTGACTTACTCAGCTCTTCCTGACCCATCTGATTCCCCCTGGACCCACAGGAGGGCCAACATCAACTCATATGAGGATCTGGATGTCTGTCCTGCTCTGGAAGTAGCTA ACAATCATGCTGATCTTTGCGATGAAGAAGACCAGGACCCAACATGCCCCAGGTAA